A region from the Gemmatimonadaceae bacterium genome encodes:
- a CDS encoding histidine kinase, whose protein sequence is MRASRLAVAIERPRSLWLHAFAAWTLYGLVHGILWTAANTVPSEAYHWTLPSALILAWTWALFTPLVFRLARTLSPSRVGWPLSIVGHAASALILAASLQWVRREAIVAFSDFPRDPYWSALTYWFDVWLFIYITLVVIGRALDLRRRYADRTMRADLLETQLARAQLQYLESQLQPHFLFNALNTIAELAHEAPAAAERMLQRLRALLAISLERYGQDEVTLADELSALEPYLDIQRTRFSNWLTVDVDLPDEVRHARVPHLILQPLVENAIRHGVSVRQAPGRILITARRVGERLRVTVEDDGVGLSASPREARSGIGLRNVVDRLRQLYGTDHALQLRERPGGGAIVEFEVPFRVDTTVGSEPALAEWPSIDEISTWRTGEFASTAVTDGAKSPATGDAAPSRETRAPDPSDGSHGVEWPSPALSLRVWLGIAGIWLLLAVFWTNQLMVFDRLRPTTEPMSLWSTALLQLGGSAAWLVMSLPVLWLAQRFRFTPDNWPRVLPIHVAAALGCGFAHLLLLRVVGLSTMPMLSYLNLNPLTGDFFIYLAFLAWSHSRDFVAWFRVREIETARLTASIARSRFQALRVQLRPEFVLATLEYLERLVHDDVDRAERLIARLADTLRLTLDIGRHGTTSMARELELVSACIEAHGLGVRTGVRLRQRVDVHARDDAVPSRLICAMVDELLANVWLAPEAPLLVDIDVARVSGYTQVTIRAVAEGIVRSGVSHAWWHKHGVAERAVEHAGSMVSVLVPDTTSVMLMIGDDAARATDEVEEPSEVLLQAG, encoded by the coding sequence ATGAGGGCAAGCCGTCTTGCCGTGGCAATCGAGCGGCCACGTTCCCTGTGGCTCCACGCCTTCGCGGCGTGGACGCTGTACGGGCTCGTGCATGGCATCCTGTGGACGGCCGCCAACACGGTGCCCTCGGAGGCCTACCACTGGACCCTGCCCAGCGCGCTGATCCTCGCGTGGACGTGGGCGCTGTTCACGCCGCTGGTGTTTCGCCTCGCGCGCACGCTCTCCCCGTCGCGCGTGGGCTGGCCGCTCTCGATCGTCGGGCATGCGGCCTCCGCGCTCATCCTCGCGGCGAGCCTGCAGTGGGTACGCCGCGAGGCCATCGTCGCCTTTTCCGACTTTCCGAGAGATCCATACTGGTCGGCGCTGACGTACTGGTTCGATGTGTGGCTCTTCATCTACATCACCCTCGTCGTGATCGGCCGCGCGCTCGACCTGCGCCGCCGATATGCCGATCGCACCATGCGCGCCGACCTCCTCGAAACGCAGCTCGCGCGCGCACAGCTGCAGTACCTCGAATCACAGCTCCAGCCACACTTCCTGTTCAACGCGCTCAACACGATCGCCGAGCTGGCGCACGAAGCCCCCGCGGCGGCCGAGCGCATGCTGCAACGCCTGCGGGCGCTGCTGGCGATCTCGCTCGAACGCTACGGCCAGGACGAGGTCACGCTGGCGGACGAACTGTCGGCGCTCGAGCCGTACCTCGACATCCAGCGCACCCGCTTCTCCAATTGGCTCACCGTCGATGTGGACCTGCCTGACGAGGTGCGCCATGCACGGGTGCCGCACCTGATCCTGCAGCCGTTGGTGGAGAACGCGATTCGCCACGGCGTGTCGGTGCGTCAGGCGCCCGGGCGCATCCTGATCACGGCGCGTCGGGTCGGGGAGCGCCTGCGCGTGACCGTTGAAGACGATGGCGTGGGACTCTCGGCGTCCCCTCGTGAGGCACGCAGCGGGATCGGACTCCGGAACGTCGTTGATCGGCTGCGACAGTTGTACGGGACCGATCACGCATTGCAGTTGCGCGAGCGACCGGGCGGCGGCGCGATCGTGGAGTTCGAGGTGCCGTTCCGCGTGGACACGACGGTCGGATCCGAACCCGCTTTAGCGGAGTGGCCGTCGATCGACGAGATCTCGACTTGGCGGACGGGCGAGTTCGCCTCGACCGCGGTGACCGACGGCGCGAAGTCACCTGCAACTGGCGATGCGGCGCCGAGTCGTGAGACGCGTGCGCCCGATCCATCAGATGGGAGTCACGGCGTCGAGTGGCCGTCGCCGGCGCTGTCGTTGCGCGTGTGGCTCGGCATCGCCGGGATCTGGCTCCTGCTCGCCGTCTTCTGGACCAACCAATTGATGGTGTTCGACCGACTGCGCCCGACCACGGAGCCCATGAGCCTCTGGTCGACGGCGTTGCTGCAGCTCGGTGGCTCGGCGGCGTGGCTCGTGATGTCGCTTCCCGTGCTGTGGCTGGCCCAGCGGTTTCGCTTTACGCCCGACAACTGGCCTCGCGTCCTGCCGATTCATGTCGCCGCGGCGTTGGGATGTGGCTTTGCGCACCTGCTCCTGCTGCGGGTCGTCGGGTTGTCGACGATGCCCATGTTGTCATACCTCAATCTGAATCCGCTCACCGGAGACTTCTTCATCTACCTCGCGTTCCTCGCCTGGTCCCACTCGCGGGACTTTGTCGCCTGGTTCCGCGTGCGCGAGATCGAAACGGCCCGCCTGACCGCGTCGATCGCGCGGTCGCGGTTTCAGGCCCTGCGGGTGCAGCTGCGACCCGAGTTCGTCCTCGCGACGCTCGAGTACCTGGAGCGGCTGGTGCATGACGACGTCGATCGCGCCGAGCGACTGATCGCGCGCCTCGCCGACACGTTGCGGCTCACGCTGGACATCGGCAGACACGGGACAACCTCGATGGCGCGCGAACTGGAACTGGTGAGCGCTTGCATCGAAGCGCACGGGCTCGGCGTGCGCACCGGAGTGCGCCTGCGACAGCGCGTCGATGTGCACGCCCGTGACGATGCGGTGCCAAGCCGCCTGATCTGCGCGATGGTCGACGAACTGCTGGCGAACGTATGGCTGGCGCCCGAGGCCCCGCTGCTCGTGGACATCGACGTCGCGCGCGTGTCCGGGTACACGCAGGTCACGATTCGCGCCGTGGCAGAGGGCATCGTGCGGTCTGGCGTGTCCCACGCATGGTGGCACAAGCACGGCGTCGCCGAACGCGCGGTGGAGCACGCCGGGAGCATGGTATCCGTCCTCGTTCCCGATACGACGAGCGTGATGCTCATGATCGGCGATGACGCCGCGCGTGCCACGGATGAGGTCGAGGAGCCGTCGGAGGTGCTGTTGCAGGCCGGGTGA
- a CDS encoding aminotransferase class V-fold PLP-dependent enzyme codes for MLSRRRFTELLTLSSSVAFLARDAHGLETTAYSTDPLPKTPARPDERFWQQVRSRYLVPDDVAFLNAANLCPMPLPVLEALDRQNRRYEVGPSPDVRAHLMSEGREAARTLLATMLGVAPETIVITRNTSEGNNMVSSGVPLGPDDEVIVFSDNHPSNLLAWTEKARRFGFRVKTLAHVVPHPGAEYYVDLFRQAITPRTRLIGFTHLTSNSGDLFPAAEICAMARARGVLTLLDAAQTFGGLDIDLSRIQPDFFTGSAHKWPCGPKECGVLYVRPDAQDRIWPSVVGVYAGAVGVSRKLEGMGQRDDVRLVALAEALRFREAIGRSVIEARIRELAQALMEGLSGLPGVALYTHRSPDRSASLVVVRPGALDPRKLGAALMEKERIVCTVRGGQDRPGLRFSPHLYNTMADVDRTVATVRRYLSTGV; via the coding sequence ATGCTCTCCCGTCGCCGTTTCACCGAACTGTTGACCCTCTCGTCGTCGGTCGCGTTCCTCGCGCGGGACGCGCACGGGCTCGAAACCACGGCGTACTCCACCGATCCGCTGCCGAAAACGCCGGCCCGACCTGACGAGCGATTCTGGCAACAGGTCCGATCGCGGTACCTGGTGCCCGACGACGTGGCGTTCCTCAACGCCGCCAACCTGTGCCCGATGCCATTGCCGGTGCTCGAGGCGCTCGATCGGCAGAACCGCCGGTACGAGGTGGGGCCGTCACCCGATGTTCGTGCTCACCTCATGTCGGAGGGCAGGGAAGCGGCGCGTACGCTCCTCGCCACGATGCTTGGCGTGGCGCCGGAGACGATCGTGATCACGCGCAACACCAGCGAAGGCAACAACATGGTGTCGAGCGGCGTGCCACTCGGGCCCGACGACGAGGTGATCGTGTTCTCCGACAATCACCCGAGCAACCTGTTGGCGTGGACGGAAAAGGCCAGGCGGTTCGGCTTCCGTGTGAAGACGCTCGCGCACGTGGTGCCGCACCCGGGGGCCGAGTACTACGTGGATCTGTTCCGGCAGGCGATCACCCCTCGCACGCGACTCATCGGGTTCACACACCTGACCAGCAACTCGGGCGATCTCTTCCCGGCCGCCGAGATCTGCGCCATGGCACGCGCCCGAGGTGTGCTCACCCTGCTCGATGCGGCGCAGACGTTTGGTGGGCTGGACATCGATCTGTCGCGCATTCAACCCGACTTCTTCACGGGTTCGGCACACAAGTGGCCGTGTGGACCCAAGGAGTGCGGCGTCCTGTACGTGCGCCCGGACGCGCAGGATCGCATCTGGCCGAGCGTCGTTGGCGTGTACGCGGGCGCGGTCGGCGTGTCTCGCAAGCTGGAGGGCATGGGACAGCGCGACGACGTCCGGCTGGTGGCGCTGGCCGAAGCGTTGCGGTTCCGCGAGGCGATCGGCCGGTCGGTCATCGAGGCGCGCATCCGCGAGTTGGCCCAGGCGCTCATGGAAGGCCTGTCCGGGCTCCCGGGCGTGGCACTCTACACGCATCGGTCCCCCGATCGCTCGGCGTCCCTCGTGGTGGTGCGGCCGGGTGCACTCGATCCGCGCAAGCTCGGCGCGGCCCTGATGGAGAAGGAGCGCATCGTGTGCACCGTCCGCGGAGGTCAGGATCGCCCCGGACTGCGCTTCTCGCCACACCTGTACAACACGATGGCCGACGTCGATCGCACGGTGGCGACGGTGCGTCGGTATCTGTCGACGGGGGTTTAG
- a CDS encoding M20/M25/M40 family metallo-hydrolase, with protein sequence MRFLRCAAVAALALLPVTASSQGFRSNDSTIRRMWQVGIEQSQAERLAQVLIDSIGPRLSGSPGFSNAVGWLERTYQALGIPVRREQYGTWRGWQQGTVHMQLIAPRVQNLEVELLAWSPGTPSGRAVEGDVVVIPDLADAAAATAWLQTIRGKFVLISAPEPMCRAPQELERYARASTIEKLNAQRADLRRTAGVRLNALASATVPPDQRQRSIYQRLDSAGVIGVGTLLWSNGWGVNKIFGATNDRAPSVDLSCEDYGLLYRLASNRQGPRVRFTAESQATAAEVPMFNVVAELKGSELPNEYVLLSAHLDSWHGATGATDNGTGTLTMLEAMRILKETYPNPRRTILAGHWGGEEQGTIGSRAFAEDHKEVVDGLQVVFNQDNGTWRVETLEGQGFLKASANLAKWVAQLPGEMTDSVRLQVPGPQANSGSDHTSFLCRGAPAFRLQSPYAEYRQYTWHTNRDTYDKIVFDDLRQNATMAAMLAYAASEDRERTSRDQARLSLPNGSARAWPRCGTAPRAFQR encoded by the coding sequence ATGCGTTTCCTTCGATGCGCGGCCGTCGCCGCGCTTGCTCTCCTCCCGGTGACGGCGTCGTCCCAGGGGTTCCGCTCCAACGACTCGACCATCCGCCGCATGTGGCAGGTGGGGATCGAACAGTCGCAGGCCGAGCGACTGGCGCAGGTGTTGATCGACTCGATCGGCCCGCGCCTCTCGGGTTCGCCGGGCTTCAGCAACGCCGTGGGGTGGCTCGAGCGCACCTACCAGGCGTTAGGAATCCCGGTGCGCCGTGAGCAGTATGGCACCTGGCGTGGATGGCAGCAGGGCACCGTACACATGCAGCTGATCGCGCCGCGCGTGCAGAACCTCGAGGTCGAGCTGCTGGCGTGGAGTCCGGGCACACCGTCCGGCCGCGCCGTCGAGGGCGATGTCGTCGTGATCCCCGACCTTGCCGATGCCGCGGCGGCCACGGCCTGGCTCCAGACGATCCGCGGCAAGTTCGTGCTGATCTCGGCGCCGGAACCAATGTGCCGCGCGCCCCAGGAACTCGAGCGGTACGCCCGGGCCTCCACGATCGAGAAGCTGAACGCGCAGCGTGCGGACCTGCGACGGACCGCCGGCGTGCGGCTGAACGCCCTCGCCTCCGCGACCGTGCCTCCCGATCAGCGCCAGCGCAGCATCTACCAGCGGCTGGACTCAGCGGGCGTGATCGGTGTGGGGACACTGCTGTGGTCGAACGGCTGGGGCGTGAACAAGATCTTCGGCGCGACCAACGATCGGGCGCCGTCGGTCGATCTCTCCTGCGAAGACTACGGGCTGCTGTATCGGCTGGCGTCGAACCGCCAGGGGCCCCGCGTCCGGTTCACGGCGGAGTCGCAGGCCACGGCGGCGGAAGTGCCGATGTTCAACGTCGTGGCCGAACTCAAGGGCTCGGAGCTACCTAACGAATACGTGCTGCTCTCCGCGCACCTCGACAGCTGGCACGGCGCCACGGGCGCCACGGACAACGGGACGGGCACGCTCACCATGCTCGAGGCGATGCGCATCCTCAAGGAGACGTATCCCAACCCCCGCCGCACGATTCTGGCCGGCCACTGGGGCGGCGAGGAGCAGGGGACCATCGGCTCGCGCGCGTTTGCGGAAGACCACAAGGAGGTCGTCGACGGGCTTCAGGTCGTGTTCAACCAGGACAACGGCACGTGGCGCGTCGAAACCCTCGAGGGGCAAGGGTTCCTCAAGGCCAGCGCCAACCTCGCGAAGTGGGTGGCGCAGCTCCCCGGGGAGATGACCGACAGCGTCAGGCTCCAGGTGCCGGGTCCGCAGGCCAACTCCGGCAGCGACCACACGTCATTCCTCTGCCGCGGTGCGCCGGCGTTCCGTCTGCAGTCGCCGTACGCCGAGTATCGCCAGTACACCTGGCACACCAACCGGGACACGTACGACAAGATCGTGTTCGACGACCTGCGGCAGAATGCGACGATGGCGGCGATGCTGGCATACGCGGCCTCAGAGGATCGTGAGCGGACGTCGCGTGACCAGGCGAGACTGTCGCTGCCGAACGGCAGCGCACGCGCGTGGCCGCGTTGCGGTACGGCGCCGCGAGCGTTCCAGCGTTAG
- a CDS encoding response regulator transcription factor produces MPVRVLIVDDEPIARRRLRRLLRLEDDVEVVADVGSGREAIETIQRDRPDLVLLDVQMPDVDGFGVVDALGVDHMPATIFVTAYNEYAVRAFDVHAIDYLLKPFDGERFKAAFQRARLHLEQVSSAEQGRRIKALLEQVLGEGGVAATAGAGAPPTLVAHQGGAASSPRHRFVDRLMVKHDGRVFFVKVTDVDWFEASGNYVRIHTGKVSHLIRETMQRVESQLDPSMFVRIHRAVIVNLDRIRELQPWFAGDYVVILRDGRQLKLSRTYREHLHTRMQRLA; encoded by the coding sequence ATGCCAGTTCGTGTGTTGATTGTGGATGACGAGCCCATCGCCCGGCGACGCCTGCGCCGACTCCTGCGGCTCGAAGACGATGTCGAGGTGGTCGCGGACGTCGGGAGCGGTCGCGAGGCGATCGAAACCATCCAGCGCGACCGTCCGGACCTGGTGTTGCTCGACGTGCAGATGCCCGACGTGGACGGGTTTGGCGTGGTCGACGCCCTCGGCGTCGACCACATGCCGGCCACGATTTTCGTCACCGCGTACAACGAGTACGCCGTTCGGGCGTTCGATGTCCACGCCATCGACTACCTGCTCAAACCATTCGATGGCGAACGGTTCAAGGCCGCGTTTCAGCGTGCACGGCTGCACCTCGAGCAGGTGTCGTCCGCCGAGCAGGGTCGTCGCATCAAGGCGCTGCTCGAACAGGTGCTGGGCGAGGGCGGGGTCGCGGCGACGGCGGGGGCCGGCGCTCCCCCCACGCTCGTCGCGCACCAGGGCGGGGCCGCGTCGTCGCCGCGGCATCGCTTCGTCGATCGTCTCATGGTGAAGCACGATGGTCGCGTGTTCTTCGTGAAGGTCACCGATGTCGATTGGTTCGAGGCCTCGGGGAACTACGTGCGCATCCATACGGGCAAGGTCTCGCACCTGATCCGGGAGACCATGCAGCGCGTGGAGTCGCAGCTGGATCCCTCGATGTTCGTGCGCATCCATCGGGCAGTGATCGTGAACCTCGACCGCATTCGTGAGCTGCAGCCGTGGTTTGCCGGGGACTACGTGGTGATCCTGCGGGACGGCCGTCAGCTCAAGCTGAGCCGGACGTACCGCGAACACCTGCACACGCGGATGCAGCGCCTGGCGTGA
- a CDS encoding DUF481 domain-containing protein: MSRYVRSAVIASLAVCCATHGALAQTGTWSGRAEANTSVLFGAAHGRLIAFSLATNRADSTLDVRSEATFSYADARANDEDRSRVSARASRLSVAMDYNPFGRLSPFVFGSLESSLQQRIRQRGSAGVGGKLTFVKRGPDEVSLSLALLAERTRALDPAPGTPSSFSRTRWSTRVRASRQLTPALHFSHTTLYQPTVDAPSRYTASTSTAFAVSVTRQVSLTVTLRDAYDSEAVRRGARSNHDGQFLFGARTTF; the protein is encoded by the coding sequence ATGTCCAGATACGTTCGCTCCGCGGTTATCGCGTCCCTGGCCGTCTGTTGTGCGACCCATGGCGCGCTCGCGCAGACGGGTACGTGGAGCGGGCGCGCCGAGGCCAACACCAGTGTGCTCTTTGGTGCGGCGCACGGGCGCCTCATCGCCTTTTCGCTCGCGACCAATCGGGCCGACAGCACCCTCGACGTGCGCAGCGAAGCAACGTTCAGCTATGCCGACGCACGGGCGAACGACGAGGACCGGAGCCGCGTGAGCGCGCGAGCCTCGCGGCTCTCCGTTGCCATGGACTACAACCCCTTCGGTCGCCTGAGTCCATTCGTGTTCGGCAGCCTCGAGTCCAGCCTGCAGCAACGCATTCGCCAGCGTGGGTCAGCGGGCGTGGGCGGCAAGCTCACCTTCGTGAAGCGCGGACCTGACGAGGTGAGTCTGAGCCTGGCGCTCCTCGCCGAGCGTACGCGTGCGCTCGATCCGGCGCCGGGGACCCCGTCGTCATTCTCGCGGACCCGCTGGTCGACCCGCGTGCGTGCCTCGCGACAGCTCACGCCGGCGCTTCATTTTTCGCACACGACGCTGTACCAACCGACGGTTGATGCGCCGTCACGGTATACCGCGTCCACCAGTACTGCATTCGCGGTATCCGTGACGCGGCAGGTGTCGCTGACGGTGACTCTGCGGGACGCCTACGACAGCGAGGCAGTGCGACGTGGGGCGCGGAGCAACCATGACGGACAGTTCTTGTTTGGCGCGCGCACGACGTTCTGA
- a CDS encoding DUF885 family protein, with translation MMSCTGRRAFAPGLFLPALSLAVLSTAAAAQSAADARLKALYTEEWNWRERELKETTAFARVDPATQQSRLAYWTRVLATLDSIPLAQLSPEERVNAQVFGTSLRALANEVRFRTYEAPFNSDTFFWTDFTPRQGLGTREAYRNYIARLRDVPRHFDEQVANMRAGLARGFTVPRVAVLGRDRTIEPYVVGDTTNPLWIPMRDMPANIADADRSAMRAEALTVIRDVVAPAYAKLLAFMRNEYLPRARVDLAAVRLPDGPAYYQAMIDKFTTLRLTPQEIHEIGLREVARIRSEMDETMRRANFTGSMDAFMTFLRTDPQFYAKTPRELLSYSAYVSKKADWKLRETIGFLPRYRHGIRPVPDAIAPIYTGGRGGLETCLMNTYDLPSRPLYTLAALTLHECTPGHSFQAALALEGPERPAFRRGTSFSGYGEGWGLYTEWLGTIMDIYETPYEDFGRLTYEMWRASRLVIDTGIHQFGWSRERAMDYLRANAALSEHEITTEVERYIAWPGQALAYKLGELQIRRHRREAEAALGDRFDQRKFHDAILALGSVPLPVLEERMKQFIADGGENPPTRPAR, from the coding sequence ATGATGTCATGCACGGGAAGGCGCGCATTCGCGCCTGGACTGTTCCTGCCGGCGCTGTCGCTGGCCGTGCTGTCCACTGCCGCTGCGGCGCAGAGCGCGGCTGACGCTCGGCTCAAGGCGCTGTACACGGAGGAGTGGAACTGGCGCGAACGTGAGCTGAAGGAGACTACCGCGTTCGCCCGTGTGGATCCGGCGACGCAGCAGTCCCGGCTGGCCTACTGGACGCGCGTGCTCGCGACGCTCGACAGCATCCCGCTCGCTCAGCTCTCGCCGGAGGAGCGGGTCAACGCGCAGGTCTTCGGCACCTCGCTTCGTGCCCTGGCCAACGAGGTGCGCTTTCGGACGTACGAGGCGCCGTTCAACAGCGACACGTTCTTCTGGACGGACTTCACACCGCGACAGGGCCTGGGGACGCGCGAAGCATACCGCAACTACATCGCCCGCCTCCGTGACGTTCCGCGGCATTTCGACGAGCAGGTGGCCAACATGCGTGCCGGCCTCGCGCGCGGGTTCACCGTGCCGCGTGTGGCGGTGCTGGGCCGCGATCGCACCATCGAGCCGTACGTCGTGGGCGACACGACCAATCCGCTCTGGATCCCCATGAGGGATATGCCGGCCAACATCGCAGATGCAGACCGGTCGGCGATGCGCGCGGAGGCGCTCACGGTGATCAGGGACGTCGTGGCGCCTGCCTACGCAAAGCTGCTCGCCTTCATGCGCAACGAATACCTGCCCAGGGCGCGCGTCGATCTCGCGGCGGTCCGGCTTCCTGACGGGCCGGCGTACTATCAGGCGATGATCGACAAGTTCACCACGCTCAGGCTCACACCCCAGGAGATTCACGAAATCGGCCTGCGCGAAGTTGCACGCATCCGCTCGGAGATGGACGAGACGATGCGACGCGCCAACTTCACGGGATCGATGGACGCGTTCATGACGTTCCTCCGAACCGATCCGCAGTTCTACGCAAAGACGCCCCGCGAGCTGTTGTCGTACTCCGCCTACGTCTCCAAGAAGGCAGACTGGAAGTTGCGCGAGACGATCGGCTTTCTGCCGCGCTATCGTCACGGCATCCGGCCCGTCCCGGACGCCATCGCGCCGATCTACACGGGCGGGCGCGGCGGGCTCGAAACGTGCCTCATGAACACGTACGATTTGCCGTCGCGTCCGCTGTACACGCTGGCCGCGCTGACGCTGCACGAGTGCACGCCCGGTCACTCGTTCCAGGCCGCGCTCGCGCTGGAAGGGCCGGAGCGTCCCGCGTTCCGTCGAGGGACCTCCTTCTCGGGGTACGGCGAGGGTTGGGGGCTCTACACGGAGTGGCTCGGCACCATCATGGACATCTATGAGACGCCGTACGAGGACTTCGGCCGGTTGACGTACGAGATGTGGCGGGCCAGCCGCCTGGTGATCGACACTGGCATCCACCAGTTTGGCTGGTCGCGCGAACGGGCGATGGACTACCTTCGGGCGAATGCTGCGCTGTCCGAACACGAGATCACGACGGAAGTCGAACGCTACATCGCCTGGCCCGGCCAGGCGCTGGCCTACAAGCTCGGAGAGCTGCAGATTCGCCGGCACCGCCGTGAGGCCGAGGCGGCGCTCGGCGACCGGTTTGACCAGCGCAAGTTTCACGACGCGATTCTTGCCCTGGGCTCCGTGCCGCTTCCTGTCCTCGAGGAACGCATGAAGCAGTTCATCGCCGACGGTGGCGAGAACCCGCCGACGCGTCCGGCCCGCTGA
- a CDS encoding ring-cleaving dioxygenase: protein MPPIRGLHHVTVVSADPRGTIEFHAGMLGLRLAKRTVNFDDPSMYHLYFGDVEGTPGSLITFFPMPWAARGRQGTGQVATVGFSVLPSAIGFWIERLIRFGVPFTGPATRRLGAGAEKVLSFRDRDGLMLEIVGHARAEARRTWHETPGIDRDHAIRGLHGVTLWMEHTAPTDHVLKNVLGFREASGDETTQRYETGEGGPGTIVDVRNVGGFLKGAEGTGTVHHVAFSVTDDGTQLTLRDVVRQAGLRPTPVLDRKYFRSVYFREPGGVLCEIATVPPGFTVDESPEQLGDHLRLPAQYEPLRPEIEAALPPLEWSAPPSADTSAFGERNDSGDDPQP, encoded by the coding sequence ATGCCTCCCATCCGCGGCCTCCATCACGTCACCGTCGTCTCGGCCGACCCACGCGGAACGATTGAGTTCCATGCGGGCATGCTCGGCCTTCGCCTCGCGAAGCGAACGGTCAACTTTGACGATCCGTCGATGTACCACCTGTACTTCGGCGATGTCGAGGGCACACCGGGGAGCCTCATCACGTTCTTCCCGATGCCGTGGGCCGCGCGCGGCCGTCAAGGCACGGGCCAGGTGGCCACGGTCGGTTTTTCCGTTCTGCCCAGCGCCATCGGGTTCTGGATCGAGCGCCTGATCCGCTTTGGCGTTCCGTTCACGGGGCCGGCGACAAGGCGGCTCGGTGCCGGCGCGGAAAAGGTTCTCTCGTTCCGCGATCGCGATGGACTGATGCTCGAAATCGTTGGGCACGCGCGCGCCGAGGCGCGACGGACATGGCACGAAACGCCCGGCATCGACCGCGACCACGCGATTCGTGGGCTGCACGGGGTAACGCTCTGGATGGAGCACACCGCACCGACAGATCACGTGCTGAAGAACGTGCTCGGCTTTCGCGAGGCGTCAGGTGACGAGACCACGCAGCGATACGAGACGGGCGAAGGTGGCCCGGGCACGATCGTCGACGTGCGCAACGTCGGGGGATTCCTCAAGGGTGCAGAGGGCACGGGCACCGTCCACCACGTCGCGTTCTCCGTCACCGACGACGGCACGCAGCTCACGCTGCGCGATGTCGTCAGGCAGGCCGGGCTCAGGCCAACGCCGGTCCTCGATCGCAAGTACTTCCGGTCGGTCTACTTTCGCGAGCCGGGCGGCGTGCTGTGCGAGATCGCGACGGTCCCGCCCGGCTTCACGGTGGACGAATCGCCGGAACAACTGGGGGACCACCTGCGGCTCCCAGCGCAGTACGAGCCGCTGCGCCCAGAGATCGAGGCGGCGCTCCCCCCGCTGGAATGGAGCGCCCCTCCGTCGGCGGACACGAGCGCATTCGGCGAGCGCAACGACTCAGGCGACGACCCGCAGCCTTGA
- a CDS encoding mycofactocin-coupled SDR family oxidoreductase, with product MKRFDGQVVFITGAAHGQGRATALAFAREGARVVALDVARPLAYPGYALGSADDLSSLEAAVRASGSEALTFVGDVRDDAAVTAAVQATVAAFGRIDVLFNNAGICAYGLAHELGEGEWDAMMDINVKGAWLVARRVISVMIAQQRGVIINNSSIAGLRGMGGLSHYAASKWALTGLTKSWAIELAPHGIRVNSVHPTGVNTPMNDGLAALEGLTPREVAERSAGNLLPVPWVEPEDVAAAVLFLASSEARYVTGTQFVVDAGLLSR from the coding sequence ATGAAGCGATTCGACGGGCAGGTGGTGTTCATCACCGGGGCGGCGCATGGACAGGGGCGAGCGACGGCGCTCGCCTTCGCACGCGAGGGCGCCCGCGTCGTGGCCCTGGACGTCGCGCGTCCGCTGGCCTATCCCGGCTACGCGTTAGGCTCGGCGGACGACCTGTCGTCGCTGGAAGCGGCCGTGCGGGCAAGCGGGAGCGAGGCGTTGACGTTCGTGGGCGATGTGCGCGACGACGCGGCCGTGACCGCGGCGGTGCAGGCGACCGTCGCCGCGTTCGGGCGCATCGACGTGCTGTTCAACAACGCCGGCATCTGCGCGTACGGACTCGCCCACGAACTCGGTGAAGGCGAGTGGGACGCGATGATGGACATCAATGTCAAGGGTGCGTGGCTCGTCGCCCGGCGCGTCATTTCCGTGATGATCGCACAGCAGCGCGGGGTGATCATCAACAATTCGTCGATTGCCGGCCTGCGCGGGATGGGCGGACTGAGCCACTATGCCGCGTCCAAGTGGGCGCTCACGGGGCTCACCAAGTCGTGGGCGATCGAGCTGGCGCCGCACGGCATCCGCGTGAACTCCGTGCATCCCACGGGCGTGAACACTCCGATGAACGACGGCCTCGCGGCCCTGGAGGGCCTGACGCCGCGCGAGGTGGCCGAGCGTTCGGCGGGGAACCTGTTGCCGGTGCCGTGGGTGGAGCCGGAGGACGTGGCGGCGGCCGTGCTCTTTCTGGCGTCGTCGGAGGCGCGGTACGTGACCGGGACGCAGTTCGTGGTGGACGCGGGGCTGCTGAGCCGTTGA